One window of Sinorhizobium fredii NGR234 genomic DNA carries:
- a CDS encoding PBP1A family penicillin-binding protein translates to MAQSDAASKIGPENQGPEEAEPSRDHPGRSDGAAFPKTRKALAGLGRALTRLGRALRAEVPVAAHRAGEKSKAAALGAFERLRRTSSGKAGSSASAGRSASRWLKARRGAASEDRQVMPKRPIGRRAILLRSAAAATLASFVLLAVVFAWALRDVPWNEIAKGSLKPVVVLEAADGKPLVSQGPFQGSYAARKDFPPHLVEAVLAREDRRFYEHSGIDLRGIARAIYTNLGAGEVVQGGSTITQQLIKILYLERDRTWKRKIQEAVIAFWLERKLGKDEILTRYLNNIYLGAGATGVPAAARIYFDKEVQDLNIGESAMLAAIIRAPSQLNPLTNPEGARQQAELVLDAMVKGDRITPEEAKVARADVGKLQPTSPAIRSGSWFADWIMQDARELAGPYRGTIKVRTTMAPRLQAIAEKVVADALKREGPKAGASQAALVAMTPEGAVVAMVGGRDYTKSTFNRAVQAMRQPGSAFKLFVYYAALKRGLTPFDPVEDAPIEINGWSPENFGGGYRGVVSIAEAFARSLNAATVALAMEVGIDEVIAAARELGIDAKLADTPSLALGSSEVNLLDLTGAYASVRAGRAPIEPWGIEALHAEGQPQAFRVGPSREAATDISQYRPDLVSLLRLVVQRGTGREADIGTFAAGKTGTSQNHRDAWFVGFTEPLIVGVWVGNDDETPMKDVTGGKLPARIWKNFMTAALAAGTPEESEAQAAGSAPACNFRACARAYRSFRPDDCTFQPYYGPRRLCEK, encoded by the coding sequence GCGCTGACGAGACTTGGCCGGGCGCTGCGCGCGGAAGTGCCCGTTGCTGCCCATCGGGCCGGTGAAAAATCGAAAGCAGCGGCGCTTGGCGCCTTCGAACGCCTGCGGCGGACCTCGAGCGGCAAGGCCGGATCCTCCGCTTCGGCGGGGCGCTCGGCAAGCCGGTGGTTGAAGGCGCGGCGAGGCGCGGCAAGCGAAGATCGGCAAGTCATGCCGAAGCGCCCCATCGGCAGACGCGCAATCCTGCTGCGCAGCGCCGCGGCGGCGACCCTGGCGTCGTTCGTCCTGCTCGCCGTCGTCTTCGCCTGGGCGCTGCGCGATGTTCCCTGGAACGAGATCGCCAAAGGGTCGCTGAAGCCGGTCGTGGTGCTGGAAGCCGCCGACGGCAAGCCTCTGGTGAGCCAGGGGCCGTTTCAGGGCTCCTACGCGGCACGCAAGGATTTTCCGCCGCATCTCGTCGAGGCGGTGCTCGCCAGGGAGGACCGCCGTTTCTACGAGCATTCCGGCATTGATTTGAGGGGCATCGCCCGGGCGATCTACACCAATCTCGGGGCGGGCGAGGTGGTGCAGGGCGGCAGCACCATCACCCAGCAGCTCATCAAGATCCTCTATCTCGAGCGCGACCGCACCTGGAAGCGGAAGATCCAGGAGGCGGTGATCGCCTTCTGGCTGGAGCGCAAGCTCGGCAAGGACGAGATCCTCACCCGCTATCTGAACAACATCTATCTCGGCGCCGGCGCGACCGGTGTGCCGGCGGCGGCGCGCATCTATTTCGACAAGGAGGTGCAGGACCTCAATATCGGCGAGTCGGCGATGCTCGCGGCGATCATCCGCGCTCCCTCGCAGCTCAATCCGCTGACCAATCCGGAGGGCGCCCGCCAGCAGGCGGAGCTGGTTCTCGATGCCATGGTGAAGGGCGACAGGATCACCCCGGAAGAGGCCAAGGTCGCCCGCGCCGACGTCGGCAAGCTCCAGCCGACCAGTCCGGCGATTCGCTCGGGAAGCTGGTTCGCCGACTGGATCATGCAGGATGCCCGCGAGCTCGCCGGCCCCTATCGCGGCACGATCAAGGTCCGGACCACCATGGCGCCGCGGCTGCAGGCGATCGCCGAAAAGGTCGTCGCCGACGCGCTGAAACGGGAAGGCCCCAAGGCGGGCGCCTCGCAGGCCGCACTGGTGGCGATGACCCCGGAGGGCGCCGTCGTCGCCATGGTCGGCGGCCGCGACTATACGAAGAGCACCTTCAACCGCGCCGTCCAGGCGATGCGCCAGCCCGGCTCGGCCTTCAAGCTGTTCGTCTATTATGCAGCCCTGAAGCGGGGCCTGACGCCTTTCGACCCGGTCGAGGATGCGCCGATCGAGATCAACGGCTGGTCGCCCGAAAATTTCGGCGGCGGCTATCGCGGCGTGGTCAGCATCGCCGAAGCCTTCGCACGGTCGCTGAACGCCGCAACGGTGGCCCTGGCGATGGAGGTCGGGATCGATGAGGTCATCGCCGCGGCCCGGGAACTCGGCATCGACGCCAAACTTGCCGATACGCCGAGCCTCGCGCTCGGTTCCTCGGAGGTGAACCTGCTTGATCTGACCGGCGCCTATGCCTCGGTCCGGGCCGGCCGGGCGCCGATCGAGCCATGGGGCATCGAGGCGCTGCACGCCGAAGGGCAGCCGCAGGCCTTCCGCGTCGGCCCGTCCCGGGAGGCGGCGACCGATATCAGCCAGTACCGGCCGGATCTCGTTTCGCTGTTGCGGCTGGTCGTCCAGCGCGGCACCGGCCGCGAAGCCGATATCGGCACGTTCGCCGCCGGCAAGACCGGCACCAGCCAGAACCACCGCGACGCCTGGTTCGTCGGCTTCACCGAACCGCTGATCGTCGGCGTCTGGGTCGGCAACGACGACGAGACACCGATGAAGGACGTCACCGGCGGCAAGCTGCCGGCACGGATCTGGAAGAACTTCATGACGGCGGCGCTCGCCGCCGGCACGCCGGAGGAGAGCGAGGCGCAAGCGGCCGGCTCCGCGCCGGCCTGCAACTTCAGGGCTTGCGCGCGGGCCTATCGGTCGTTCCGGCCGGATGATTGCACATTCCAGCCGTATTACGGGCCGAGAAGGCTGTGCGAGAAGTAG